The nucleotide window tttttatagaaaCACATTCAATAATTATAGAAACATAAAGGATAAAACATCATCATCTTAAATAGACATAATTGAATTGTATTAAGTCGAAGGTATAAGATAGTATGGAGTGATAAATTACTCTTTTTTAGGATTGTTTTTATTATACAAAATTGCCAAATGAAAGTATGATATAAAGCAAGTATAATTTTTCGTCAGAAATAGGAAGAACATCAAATGAATTATCATAAATCcaactgaaaaataaaaatagtactcgaataaataaatttgataacATTATTAATAATGAAGTTGATGGTGGACTACTAATGCTAGAAAAGTTTCACCAAATAAAGGTGCATTGAGGCTATTAAGAGACAATAGATTTAAGTTTTTGGAGCAGCATTTTGGATGAATTGCTTTGAAGACCATTTGGTGAAACTAAACTTTCATGATAAATATAAGCTATCCTAGAACCTATACCTGGAGGAAAATGACGATAATTTTTCCGTAAATTTATGGTGTCAGGTAAATCTAAGCTaccattttttaaattacacaaaaatattcttaaagaCGGAGAAATGGCCAAAAGTACGTTATTTTTTGAGATGTAAAGAGATtgtaaagaaaaatccaaattttcgAGTTGCCGGTGAAAGGAAATACTTACCAATTTAGTCCAAGATTGAGCATCTCCGTGTTCCTTCATCTGCCACACAATCCAGTGTTGTGCCTTCAAATGCTCACAACAAACAGAAAGACGGTTTCTCAAGATACATAAATAAGTACTCATCCTCCGAAAATAATCATCATCTGAATTAGTATAAGGCAGGAGAAATTGATCATAAGTCTCTTCATCCAAGTCAAAATAAACAACCACCCGACGATTAACAATCCAATTAATAGTGCATACTCgggaactaccaaaaaataccCCTTCCATATTATCAGGCATCAAAGGCTGGTCAGTTAGTTCACCACTGTCAAATGGGAAATCATCAGTTCTTCTCCAGGAAGAAGTTGGTCCAAATGTATAAATTTTGGTACTAAATTCCAAACCAGATGGCACGTTCTCCATTATAATTCCAAGGAGCTTGTAGCTGTCACTGAAATTATCGTAACCAAAGCCACAAAGGATGGCTTGACCGCTGATTTGCGGTGATTGGAATATGAATCCGGTACAGGGGTTCCACAAGATGCCATGTATATTCTGGCCGTCATCTTCAAAAAAGCATAACAATCCATGGCAAGAACCAACGATTCTGTTGTAGCGTTGTCCACTGAAGTAATCGACTTTAGTAGGTTCAGAAGGGTTCTCCATTATTGACCGTACGGACAGAATTCCAAAACTGTCGTATCTGACACCATTGCCTCTGTTGTAACAAGCCATTCGTAGCGAAGTCAGGCTTGGATCGCGTAAGCATGAACGACGAAGGTGCTTGCGGGTGAAGTCAGGGGATAAAATTAGGTTTCTCCATGATCTGCACACGCTCCTTAGGGAAACAAGCGTCCTTGCCGGAAGCCTCAGCAAGATTTCAATTATCAACTCCTCCGGAAGGTCTGGCAGCGGCGGCGTTCTTGCGGTGGCCGTGTGACGATGGAGCGGTACCAGCCCTCTCGACGCGTTCTTCTCCGCGTCATTCATAATTACGATTGGTAACGTCGTCGTTTCAGTTTGAGTTTGCGTTGTATTCTATTTATATTAGGGTTTTCCTGTTTCAATATCATCTGAATGGATCTATGGACGgtttcaatatgatatcaaAATCACAAACCGCCGATCCAATTGAATCTAATCAAATCttctaaactaaaataatatattgatCGTAATCACAAAAGATTTGAGTTgaatttatttcaaataaattatataaattggatcccattttttatatactttttctACACGATTGAATGGCATGAATTTGACAGGGTTttggattaattttttaaattgatccaattaaatttaaatctcaAAAGGTCTGGAGTTTCATTCTCATGCAACACAATAGAATAAGatcaaataatttatatttatatgtcaAATTTTATAATACCGATATActtaataaacaataaattaaatatataataactacacaaacattaaagtgaaaaaattTATGATAAGGAACGATTTTAAAAAATCTGATTAGAatcttgatttaatttttacaatcttttaatattatcattttaaataagtgaactaatttgataaaaattttattatgacaaacaattttataatttaaattttatcataattttatattttatgtttatatatttaatttatttttttaaggtcACCTAAAATCTCAATTTTTCAGTATTTTGCAAAGAAACCCTTTTTTAccattttataattattggtagtgtgtttctttttcttattttctattttcaccaTTAATGAAAAAATGTGTCATCAttggtaattaattattaacgaAATCAGTTTTGAAACTGATAaggttttgaaattttaaattattatcaattGTTTAGGGTTTGAAAATTGGAAAGATCATAAATATGCATTTAATTTGGTATGCTGTTAGGTAACTGTAGCATTTATACAGAGAATACTTGAACATTTGTTATTttactttcaaaaaaattaaaattaataatttaaaaaaatagatttatctattttgtattttaaagatacatattaaatttacaaattaaaattctttttattaaaaatataaacaatttaaatttttaatgtatttattttaaacttttgttATGATTAAGATTAAAAGTGAGTTAAGTCACCCGTgaatcaattcaaatttaagTTGTTAACAATTTAAGCCGAATTTGCGAATCAAATTTAAGCTTAAACTCATGTGCTAAATGAATTGAGCTCAAACTTGTATTAAACTAATtcgattatatattatttattataattattatttatataaaagttcaactaagtttttttatatttatgcgctttttttttttgttttaaattcacACACGTACATTCTTTTTCACTCTTGATGttacattttcttct belongs to Arachis duranensis cultivar V14167 chromosome 8, aradu.V14167.gnm2.J7QH, whole genome shotgun sequence and includes:
- the LOC107463139 gene encoding F-box/kelch-repeat protein At3g23880-like, yielding MNDAEKNASRGLVPLHRHTATARTPPLPDLPEELIIEILLRLPARTLVSLRSVCRSWRNLILSPDFTRKHLRRSCLRDPSLTSLRMACYNRGNGVRYDSFGILSVRSIMENPSEPTKVDYFSGQRYNRIVGSCHGLLCFFEDDGQNIHGILWNPCTGFIFQSPQISGQAILCGFGYDNFSDSYKLLGIIMENVPSGLEFSTKIYTFGPTSSWRRTDDFPFDSGELTDQPLMPDNMEGVFFGSSRVCTINWIVNRRVVVYFDLDEETYDQFLLPYTNSDDDYFRRMSTYLCILRNRLSVCCEHLKAQHWIVWQMKEHGDAQSWTKLIHGYS